In Aptenodytes patagonicus chromosome 8, bAptPat1.pri.cur, whole genome shotgun sequence, a genomic segment contains:
- the HYAL3 gene encoding hyaluronidase-3 — MVLVLALWACLVLGMAGGEGPAPEPLVGDQPFAVVWNIPASRCQRRFGVGLPLSDYGIVENQDGRFAGQNITIFYKNKFGLYPYLSQQGIPRNGGIPQRVPLGAHLARAARDIRLLLRPAFHGLAVVDWEEWRPLWAQNWGAKRIYRVASEQWVRDRHGLLPARQRLRLARREFQQAAQALMEETLLLGRTLRPGGLWGFYRFPDCFNSNWAKKANYTGQCRPAEVQRNNLLGWLWAASAALYPSIYLPPALPPALRQRYVHHRLREALRVAAFGANGLLPVVAYSRLSFRRSPRFLELADLVHTIGESAALGAAGLVLWGDMSYSRSAESCASLRHYLMFTLGPYVANVTAAARECSYGQCHGHGRCVRRQPHDLGSLLHLGPGTGPPASFRCHCYRGWAGEGCAQRVRPGPATSCLAPTHAHDLYGHNDLPPPDTCLPQGMWGW, encoded by the exons ATGGTGCTGGTGCTGGCGCTGTGGGCCTGCCTGGTGCTGGGCATGGCTGGTGGGGAGGGCCCGGCACCAGAGCCCCTGGTGGGCGACCAGCCCTTTGccgtggtgtggaatatccccgCCAGCCGCTGCCAGCGCCGCTTTGGCGTGGGGCTGCCCCTCAGCGACTACGGCATCGTGGAGAATCAGGATGGCCGCTTCGCAGGCCAGAACATCACCATCTTCTACAAGAACAAGTTTGGGTTGTACCCCTACCTGTCGCAGCAGGGCATCCCCCGCAACGGGGGCATCCCCCAGCGGGTCCCCCTCGGCGCCCACCTCGCCAGGGCGGCCAGGGACATCCGCCTCCTCCTGCGCCCTGCTTTCCACGGCCTGGCCGTGGTGGACTGGGAGGAGTGGAGGCCCCTCTGGGCCCAGAACTGGGGGGCCAAGCGGATCTACCGGGTGGCCTCGGAGCAGTGGGTACGGGACCGGCACGGCCTCCTGCCAGCACGGCAGCGGCTCCGGCTGGCCCGGCGGGAGTTTCAGCAGGCGGCACAGGCTCTGATGGAGGAGACGCTTCTCCTGGGCCGGACCCTGCGCCCAGGGGGGCTCTGGGGTTTCTACCGCTTCCCGGACTGCTTTAACAGCAACTGGGCCAAGAAGGCCAACTACACTGGGCAGTGCCGGCCGGCAGAGGTGCAGCGCAACAACCTGCTGGGCTGGCTCTGGGCCGCCTCGGCTGCCCTCTACCCCAGCATCTACCTACCGCCGGCGCTGCCGCCTGCCCTGCGCCAGCGCTACGTGCACCACCGGCTGCGCGAGGCCCTGCGCGTGGCTGCCTTCGGGGCCAACGGCCTCCTGCCCGTGGTCGCCTACTCTCGCCTTTCCTTCCGCCGCTCGCCCCGATTCCTGGAGCTG GCTGACCTGGTGCATACCATCGGGGAGAGCGCAGCGCTGGGTGCAGCCGGACTCGTGCTCTGGGGAGACATGTCGTACTCCCGCTCGGCT GAGAGCTGTGCCAGCTTGCGCCACTATCTCATGTTCACTCTGGGTCCCTACGTGGCCAACGTGACGGCGGCAGCCCGGGAGTGCAGCTACGGGCAGTGCCACGGGCACGGGCGCTGCGTGCGCCGGCAGCCCCACGACCTGGGCAGCCTCCTGCACCTTGGCCCCGGCACCGGCCCGCCGGCCTCTTTCCGCTGCCACTGCTACCGCGGCTGGGCCGGCGAGGGCTGTGCCCAGCGGGTCCGGCCCGgccctgccacctcctgcctgGCACCCACCCACGCTCACGACCTCTACGGGCACAACGATCTCCCGCCCCCCGACACCTGCCTGCCGCAGGGCATGTGGGGCTGGTGA
- the NAA80 gene encoding N-alpha-acetyltransferase 80 isoform X2, whose amino-acid sequence MGSMSEELSLVPLHRRPELLEACAELLGEEWGKSRASRLHTLQRSSDAFPACLLLLRSRGPAAREGPCQLVGHVRLSRVAGRPRDLFVESVVVARALRGQGYGRRLMEATEQWARARGFSCLHLTTHDKQHFYAHLGFVLGEPVQSVAFLSPAIPAEVLRLFSAPPGTATTTRPRVPSAPPPPLPPPAAPPPPPPPTVVWARGVLAESRGQSLLETPHRDAKGLPIFWMKKEI is encoded by the coding sequence ATGGGCTCCATGTCGGAGGAGCTCAGCCTGGTCCCCCTGCACCGGAGGCCGGAGCTGCTGGAGGCCTGCGCCGAGCTGCTGGGCGAGGAGTGGGGGAAGAGCCGGGCGTCGCGGCTCCACACGCTCCAGCGCTCCTCGGATGCCTtccccgcctgcctgctgctgctgcggagCCGGGGCCCTGCCGCCCGGGAGGGTCCCTGCCAGCTTGTGGGCCACGTCCGGCTCTCCCGCGTGGCCGGCCGTCCCCGCGACCTCTTCGTAGAGAGCGTGGTTGTGGCCCGGGCGCTACGGGGCCAGGGCTACGGGCGGCGGCTGATGGAGGCCACCGAGCAgtgggcccgggcccggggcttcAGCTGCCTGCACCTCACCACCCACGACAAGCAGCATTTCTACGCCCACCTGGGCTTCGTCCTGGGCGAGCCGGTGCAGAGCGTGGCCTTCCTCAGCCCCGCCATACCCGCCGAGGTGCTGCGGCTCTTCTCCGCCCCTCCTggcactgccaccaccaccaggcCAAGGGTGCCCtctgcccccccgccgccccttccgccccctgccgcccccccgccgcccccaccaCCGACCGTGGTCTGGGCGAGGGGAGTCCTGGCCgagagcagagggcagagccTCCTGGAGACCCCCCACCGCGACGCCAAAGGGCTGCCCATCTTCTGGATGAAGAAGGAAATCTGA
- the NAA80 gene encoding N-alpha-acetyltransferase 80 isoform X1, giving the protein MSLGCFLPLCCAGTEGTGAGSSGQVRRMGSMSEELSLVPLHRRPELLEACAELLGEEWGKSRASRLHTLQRSSDAFPACLLLLRSRGPAAREGPCQLVGHVRLSRVAGRPRDLFVESVVVARALRGQGYGRRLMEATEQWARARGFSCLHLTTHDKQHFYAHLGFVLGEPVQSVAFLSPAIPAEVLRLFSAPPGTATTTRPRVPSAPPPPLPPPAAPPPPPPPTVVWARGVLAESRGQSLLETPHRDAKGLPIFWMKKEI; this is encoded by the exons ATGAGCTTGGGCTGCTTCCTGCCGCTCTGCTGTGCAGGCACCGAGGGCAcgggagccggcagcagcgggcagg TGAGAAGAATGGGCTCCATGTCGGAGGAGCTCAGCCTGGTCCCCCTGCACCGGAGGCCGGAGCTGCTGGAGGCCTGCGCCGAGCTGCTGGGCGAGGAGTGGGGGAAGAGCCGGGCGTCGCGGCTCCACACGCTCCAGCGCTCCTCGGATGCCTtccccgcctgcctgctgctgctgcggagCCGGGGCCCTGCCGCCCGGGAGGGTCCCTGCCAGCTTGTGGGCCACGTCCGGCTCTCCCGCGTGGCCGGCCGTCCCCGCGACCTCTTCGTAGAGAGCGTGGTTGTGGCCCGGGCGCTACGGGGCCAGGGCTACGGGCGGCGGCTGATGGAGGCCACCGAGCAgtgggcccgggcccggggcttcAGCTGCCTGCACCTCACCACCCACGACAAGCAGCATTTCTACGCCCACCTGGGCTTCGTCCTGGGCGAGCCGGTGCAGAGCGTGGCCTTCCTCAGCCCCGCCATACCCGCCGAGGTGCTGCGGCTCTTCTCCGCCCCTCCTggcactgccaccaccaccaggcCAAGGGTGCCCtctgcccccccgccgccccttccgccccctgccgcccccccgccgcccccaccaCCGACCGTGGTCTGGGCGAGGGGAGTCCTGGCCgagagcagagggcagagccTCCTGGAGACCCCCCACCGCGACGCCAAAGGGCTGCCCATCTTCTGGATGAAGAAGGAAATCTGA